From the genome of Thalassoglobus sp. JC818:
GGAAGGTTTCGGCCTGCGTTCTTCGAAGTGACGTCAGTTTTACCGACGTTTTCGCCTTCTTCCAATGCAGAATCATTTTCCAGTCAGGCGAGTGGATGCGGAACTGATAACGTTAGTTTCGTTGAGAAGTTGCCAGTTGATTGATGGGAGAAGTTGTGCTGAGTCTTCCGAGCGATTGAGATGGAAAGCGATGGGATTGAGCCGGTCGTCGATTCTTTCACCAGATAGGCAGTAACGTAGGCTGGGTTGGCGAGGTGGCTGAAGTTCCACCCCGGATATTGCTCCAGCTTTGGGAAGACGTAAGAATCTCTTTCGAGTGTGACACGACGATGCTCACAATTCCAGACAGAGCTAAACTTGGAAGACGCATAACTCCCTCGCCCGTGGTGCGTGATCGAAGAGCGGATGACGAAGCACTGTCGCGGGAGGCTCAGGCTCTCAAGGACCGACCGGTCAGGTGTTCGGAGATTCCGTGAGTAGAACGACCACTGACAACAATGAAGGTACCATTAAACCTTCATTCATGATGCCGACTAACTACAAATTGTGAGGGCCGGCAAGACAATTCCATACCGGTACTGATACACCAACTCCTGGCATTTCAAGGTGCCTGTCGAATGACATTTACAAAAAGTGCTGTCATCCTCCGATTATTCAATGTACTTGCATGGTTGTTTGCGGGGGCTTTGTGTCTTCTTCTAGTGTTCATTAGTGTTGGATTCGCGTTCATACTCTATGAGCATTCAACCTGGAATGCGTCAATTGTTCGTGAAAGCAAGTCGCGCGGGGATGTTGTTGTGGCATTGCTCGAAGAGCATTATCGCCTGCATGGCCGGTTTCCTGATGCACTTGATGAATTGCACAACGAGAACAATATTCGCTATGAGCAACCAACTTCCGGCGTCAGGCAATGGCAGTATCGAGTAAAGAATGACGGAGATGATTTTGTGCTAACGTTCTCGGCCAATAAGGACAGGTATCCGATATGTTTTTACGACAGTGAAGTGAAAGAATGGTACGGAGATAGTTGATCGTGTGAATCGGAAGGACTGTCTGCTGTGGTCGGTAGGGTCTCACTGTGGCATCTTGCGCGCCCTCAGTAGCTGAAGGGTAGACACTTGCCCTTCGTCAGGAATTTGATTGAGAAAGCCTGTCCATGCAAGTGAGGGCGTGGCACTCGTGCATCTGTAGAGGAGGTTGTCTTCCCGTTCGGGTCAGAGGCTTGACCGTTCTTTCGATTCCACGACGTCCAGCGGAAGCTGCCTGATAACAATGCTTGTGACGTTTTTCGGAAGGTCGGGCGAGAATGAGTCGAGGCAAGGGAATGTGCGGAACTCGATCACATAAGAGCCAGGCGAGAAATGCGATCCGCTGACAAAAGTCCAATACGGAGAAACTTCCACCGGAAAGACCTGCTTGAGGAATGGAGCAGTCACTCGTTGGCCATCTTTCGTAACACTGGATTGTGGGCGAGTTCCAGACGATGAGACTTCCAGCGGTCCGCGATATCCTGCAGCGTCAGAACGGGGAAGAGGAGCTTTGACGATGGAACACATCGGGCGATCGTTTGTAAAGATGGGTTCAGGGCCAAAGTGGAGGGCGTCATCGCCGGTTGGGATTGAGTCCTTCGGGTAAATCGTCGCAAGACAGGCCCAGCGACGGGGGTCGGTAATGATTTCAGAATCGAGATTCTGGTCGGGTGCCAGTTGAACTTCAAGGACCAGGTAAACTCCCTCGTCTTGGGCTAATGTGATTCCCGTTGATAAATCTTCTTTGGAATCGACATCCCAGATTTTGGAGATCGTTTGAAGGGTTGTTCCAGGAGGGCTTTGATACTCGATGAGTGGAGTTGTCGGCGCGTTCGCCCCAGTGTTCTCAGGACGACATCCAATAATCATCGCTGCCAAGAGAGAAACCGTTGTGAACAGAGCGAGTGACTGTCGACTAAAATTGGTGTTGAAACGGTTCATTGTTGCTTCTTGTTCCCAAAGCCATCCAGACATCAAGATCGACCTGGTTTTGGATGAAATGCAAACTGCCATCGGCGAACAGCACGTTGACACCACCTCGATGAGAGCTTGAAGGAGGAAGAATGGTTTCTTCACTGCTGTAACCCCATCTGTTCGAACTGACTGCGTTGATGCACGCCGGATGGTTCGGCCCCAGTAAGTGGTTATATCCGCGATCAGCACCTGTGAGTGGTGCGTGCCCACCGTCCCAGTCACTCGGGACCGTTCGGTGATGCTGACACTGTTCGCGCATGGGGAGCTCTGCTCCGGGGGAGGGCTGTGGTTCGGAGATGAACCAGGCGTATCGACCAGTTTCCCGGGCCAGTGTCGTCGGAGTAGGTTCGGCGATAAGGTACCGTGTTCCCTCTCGATACCTGAGACGTTCCGACAGAGCAGCAGTCTGAGAAAGTCCATCCGTGATCGCACTGGCAGGCGTGTTCAGGCTGACAAAAGATTGATCGAGAAGGTTATACGAATTGAACTTCTGAAATCCGTTGTAGTGTTTGTGCTGGCCTGACTGCTCGCCGAACTTCGTTCCTTCATTCAAGCGATAGCTCGCAAGTTGCCCAAACTCAGCGATAATTGGCATGGTGTCGCTCGGACAGCTGAACTCTTGAACGACTTCAGGCGAGGACACACGGGAGTTGTTAATGAGAAAATCGTAATTCGCTTGATGGCCAAGATGAGGCAGAATTTGTTTGTAGACATCTCGATTTGTTGGAAATGCCCGGTGAGCCGATTCGACATTTGCGAAAGCGAGGCCGAGTTGCCGCATCCGATTCTGGCAACTCGACTTTCGCGAAGTCTCCCGGACATTCTGAACGGCCGGGAGAATGATCGCCATCAGAATTCCGAGAATCGCAATCACAACGAGAACTTCAACAAGGCTCACGCCAGCACGTTGCGATCGATCCATGACAACTGTTCCCTAAGATGCGTAATGCCGAAGCACGCCACCGAAGCGGCGTCTAGCTGGTGCCCTTTTGCTAATCTCAGATTCTCCTTTTCGATTTGAAGACTGTCAATACAATCGCCATATGCCACTGCTAGGTTGTCCAGCGTGGCACACGGCGCCCGTCGAGGTAACGAGATTCGGTACGACTGAAAAGGAGTTGAACATGGAAAAGGAGAGCGACCGTGTCGAGTTGGCGCAACAGGCAATAGATAAATGGCTTGACTCAAGCGGTTTCGTTTCTATCGAAGTCCTTCGGCAGAAACAGTGGCTGGCCCTACCTGTCCCAGATATCCTGAATCCAATGGAAGCCGAATGGTTGGTTGACGCTATCCATATACAGGGTGCCAGGGAAGTCGTTGGAATCGCTTTCGAATATGAAGGTAAGCCTGATGTTGCGACAATACAGGTCTCGCAAGATTCACTGTTGGCGTACAATGGCAGCAACAGTTGGCGGTTCGTAATGTTGACGTCAACCGACGAAACATTCCTATATTACAAAGACGAGGCGAACAGGTACTATTTGCTTTGTGGTAGCGAGGAATTCGTTTCTCATGCGTATCGATGCACTTTGAAAACTGCAAAGACAATGTACTTTGAAGAATGGGCTTACCTTGACCATCACAGTGAGGAGGAAAAGCGTTTCTTGACAGAGGTCTGGAATCGATATGTTGGCGAAAAGAGTGCCGGTTGAGCAAGGTTTCATCGCTTGAACACCGGCACCCCTGGCGGAGGCGGCTTTGGCTTTTTGCTCAAGCTCGTGCTGACCTTCGAATCCCGTGGCGACGGTTCAAAGTTCGATAGCCAAATGACGGCGTTCCTGCCATTGAGCCACCAGCATTCGCTGTCAAGCACGACATAATGAACGCATTGAATGACGCAAGATCGACTGAGTGAAATCACCAACATCCGAGTGGACATCCAGAGGCGGAGAACCCGAACTATGACCCAATTTTCAATTGGGGCAATCCAACATTCGGACCGAGGTTTCCGTCACCGACACCTGCAAATTAGTTTCAGAGTGTAATCGACCGGTGAGTGCGACAAGAGAGAAACAGTGGACTATCGGAGTAGTGCACTTGATTGTATGTCTTGTTGGTGGGGCATTTGTTGCAGTTGGCATTTTCATTGCACCGTTTATACGAGAGAATGCGATCGCGACACAGCTAAGAAACAAGCAGATCTGGCACGAACAATACTGGGGACCCCAAGACGGTTTTGGGCTCCCAGTGCATGGGATTTTATTCAAGCTGAAGGACTTTGCCCCAATTCAGCACGTAGCAGTATATAACCGAGTGAGTACTGATGTGCTTGAGTTATTGTCCGGATGTCGGAAGTTGAACCGGTTGTCACTCTGTGAAATGGCTGTCGGGGTCGAGGAAACTGAGAAGCTCGTGCTCGTTGATGCAGTTGTGATTATGTTCTATAAGTGCACGTTTGACGAATCTTTCGATGGCTTTGTTGAGGAAAGTAACTTTGATTATATCTGGTTTGTCGAATGTTCTCCGGATTTTCTTCCAAGGAAATTGGAGTTCGGAACCATCATACAAGAGGGTGTTGCAACCAATGGAGAAAAGATGTTGTTTTGGAAACGAAGTGATGCCGTAAGCAAAGTAAGGTCTGCTGAGCGGACCGAATAGTGCGCCTCTTTGCTTGGATCGGTTCGATCGCCACGCGCCTGAGGAAGAGAAGAATGATGGAGATTCTATTCTGGGAAGGTGAGTTGTTCGAAAAGGTTTTGGTGTTGATGGTCTTCTTTGTTCCTGTGTGTGTTATTTCTTTCGGTTTGCTCTTCGTTGAAGAGCGTGACACGACGAGCTTTGACAACTGGCGTTTGGGTGAAAAGGATCCTTTTCGGTTTGTCTTCTATGACTCCAATCGGAATATCAGACCCTGGGTTCGACCAGTTGCTCTTTTGGCTGGCAGTGCTTGTTTGACTGGAGCAATTTGGTTTACTGTTATGTATTAGATTCACGGTGCTGCGTCGTTCAGTTTGGAATTCAGGAAGTTTAATCCTCGCGGTTACCGGCCAAGAGTGTATGTTTGGCTGATTGAGTATTTGAAGAGGACTTGCTGCCCAGTTTCGCCATGACGAACGATGGTTGTTGTGAAGCGAGCTGTCCCCGATCCGTCGGACGCAATTCTGGAACGCACGCAGGAGACTGCGCGACCGTCGGGAATCGCAGGAGTCACAAGATATGTCCACTCTGTCAATCGAGAAGACTGCTGTAAGCATCGCTTGCGTCTTGGCAATTGTAGCTGCGGTTGTGTTCGTTCAGGTGCAGTCATCACCGTTAGTTCGTGTTCGCAGAGCTGTTGATAAACGAGATTTTCGTGCACTCAAGGAGTTCTTGGGGCATTCAGATGCTAACGTTCGTTTTTTTGCTGCGAATGGACTTGGCGAAGTTCATACACAAGAAGCCAAAGAGTTTCTAGTTCGATCGCTCTACAACGAGCGTGATGAATACGTACGAGTAACGATTGCGTCAAGTATTCTGAAGTCAAAACAAGCTGACGAAGTAGAAAAACAATCGGCGATAAAGACGATCCAGCGGCATCTGGATAGTTCAATGCCGGCAGTCCGAAGGCACGCAATTGATTGCTTGTGTTCAAATAGGGCGTTGGGGGAGTGGAGCATCGAGGACGAAGTGCGTAACGTTGTGCTTCGGATGTCTACTGATGATGAGTACGACCTTGTGAGAGCATCGGCCTTTAAATGTTCGGTGAGATTCTTAGAGGTGAAAGATCAGGCGAGTTTGATTCGGAAAGCCATCGCTGATCCAAGCGAAGTCGTTCGGTACGCTGCGTGGAACATTGTTTGGCACAAAAGTATTGACCCCGACTACGTACTTGAGGCGGATGTCGCCGAACCTGCGGAAGAGATTGCGGACACGAATTCGGATAGCAGCAGAATCAATGAATTGGTGAAGTCGATTCTAAGCAATCTACACCGACCCACGTCACACTGATTGACGCTGTTATGGTCCGACTTTGGATCGAAGTGTTGTGAGGGATTCAGCAACAACAGGGCTCTTCTCTATCCTCGTCGAGGGGACGGTAGCTTCACTGAAGTTGTCGCATCCTGACCTGCGGTTGCTTAATCAGATTCAGTGCTCAATCAGGGCGATTGCGAGTAGAGCCGGTAGCCGTTGGCTTCTTTGAGGAGGTTCCAGTCGTTAGCGGGGAGAAGGTCTGTTGGGTCTTCCGGGCGGAGGAGGATGAGGTCGATCGGATTGAGCCAGTCTTCGATTGGCTCACCGGATGCCCAGGCGAGGACCTGTTTCTTTCGCTCTGCAAAATCGGGAGTGTTGAACTTGTGCCCGAAGTAGGGGCGGACTGGGGTGAAGGTCGCGGAGAGGTAGCTGACGTCTTCGTCGGCACACAGGAAGACGCCTGTTGCTTCGTGTTCGTTGAGAGTTTCGAAGATGTCGCGAACAGGTGTCGGCAAGGAAAGTTGCGGTTCCGGATGTTGAGTTGAGTGGCCGATGAAGCAGATGTTGTCAAAGCAGGCGAGAGGAACAGCTACTGCGATGCAGATGACTCTGAGAAACATTGGTTGAATATGAAACATTGAGTTCGTCAACGACTGAATCACAGGCAGGCCGAGCAGGAAGAGCGGCATCCAGACATAACCGCGTGTGAAGTGCAGCGGTTGATGTGGAGTGATGAAGAGGTCGTGCTTGATCAGCAAGAACGAGATCAGGCCAGCGACGACGAAGAACCAAATCTCTGGAGTTCGAGTTCGCGGCTGAAACAGTAGTCTCGCTGCGGCCAGCGTGGCGACCGGGCCATAAGCCAGCAGCAGGACGATTGTCGGCACGCTCCAATTGAGTGTCCACGTCTCGCGCAGGTCTCGGTGTTCGGGGAACGACTCCAGAAACCCGAAGTAATAAGTCAGGAACATTCCGAGCACGACGGTGAGCGTCAATCCTCGGAAGAGAGCTTGTCGATCTTTCCAGATGAGCAGTTGGAAGAGATTCCAGCTTCCCATGACGAGAAGATGTTGCACGCCGCTGAACGGATGCGTCGCTGCGAGAGCAGTCACGAGCGCGACCGCTGTCCATTCCCGTCGTTGGATCACGCAGTACCAGGCGGCAGCGACGAACGCATGATAGAGGGCTTCTGTCGGGAGCAGGAGGTTTCTTCCCCAGGAGAAGAACCACCATCCGCCGCCGAGATCGAAGTTGAGGATGAGGTGAAAAGGGTGTTCGTGCGTAATGAAATTGATCACGACCTGCGCGATCGCAAGTGCTCCGCCTCCCCACATCGCCAGCAGGAAGATGAGCTTTTCGTGTTCGTGGTTCGTCAGAAGTGAGCGGACAATCAGAAGTGTGAACCAGCTAGTGATCAGTCCTGCAACGAGACCGATCGCACAGAAGGCAACTTCTGGCGG
Proteins encoded in this window:
- a CDS encoding HEAT repeat domain-containing protein, which encodes MAIVAAVVFVQVQSSPLVRVRRAVDKRDFRALKEFLGHSDANVRFFAANGLGEVHTQEAKEFLVRSLYNERDEYVRVTIASSILKSKQADEVEKQSAIKTIQRHLDSSMPAVRRHAIDCLCSNRALGEWSIEDEVRNVVLRMSTDDEYDLVRASAFKCSVRFLEVKDQASLIRKAIADPSEVVRYAAWNIVWHKSIDPDYVLEADVAEPAEEIADTNSDSSRINELVKSILSNLHRPTSH
- a CDS encoding DUF1559 domain-containing protein; this encodes MDRSQRAGVSLVEVLVVIAILGILMAIILPAVQNVRETSRKSSCQNRMRQLGLAFANVESAHRAFPTNRDVYKQILPHLGHQANYDFLINNSRVSSPEVVQEFSCPSDTMPIIAEFGQLASYRLNEGTKFGEQSGQHKHYNGFQKFNSYNLLDQSFVSLNTPASAITDGLSQTAALSERLRYREGTRYLIAEPTPTTLARETGRYAWFISEPQPSPGAELPMREQCQHHRTVPSDWDGGHAPLTGADRGYNHLLGPNHPACINAVSSNRWGYSSEETILPPSSSHRGGVNVLFADGSLHFIQNQVDLDVWMALGTRSNNEPFQHQF